In one Nitrososphaera viennensis EN76 genomic region, the following are encoded:
- a CDS encoding DNA-directed RNA polymerase subunit A', with protein sequence MMEESAKILGGIKFSVWSPTEVRKFSVAEVTAPETYDEDGMPVQGGLMDNRLGTLEPGQKCATCGNTSAKCPGHFGHIELAEPVLHIAFVDDVHKLLLTTCRSCNRIKLDPEELAHYKAIRESKAPYAVITLENIRDEIIEKAKKVKSCPHCGKEQYDLIFTKPTIFVERTEAGENRLLPITIRERLSHVPDEDLMLLGYDPTTARPEWFVLQVLPVPPVTVRPSIILETGIRSEDDLTHKLVDIIRVNQRLKESKEAGTPPLIVQDLVDLLQYHVTTYFDNEVSGIPQAHHRSGRPLKTLTQRLKGKEGRFRGSLSGKRVDFSSRTVISPDPNLTISNVGVPTDVAKKLTIPETVSQWNLEKLKALVTNGPNTYPGANYIIRPDGVKIRLDYVTDRKTIADSLAPGYIVERHLSDGDIVIFNRQPSLHRMSIMAHSVVVLPYRTFRLHPAVCPPYNADFDGDEMNLHVPQSEEARAEATLLMRVQDQLISPRYGGPIIGGIRDFITGAFMLTRDETVLTRDEFANLALVGGYKGPLPEPAVTKDGQKLYSGRQLFSLFLPKDFNFVITSKWNKAAKGEGRDVVIKNGQLISGVIDKASIGAEEPDSVLHRIAKDYGTDVARKFLDSILIMLKTYITHRGFTYGYSDLWLSPETRQEIADTIQKTYEKVHELIQQYRDGSLPLTRGLSAEEALELYVVNELSRARDRAGRTADRAFPDNNSGIIMASTGARGSTLNIGQMTAALGQQSIRGKRIQKGYRNRALPHYVPNETSPDARGFVKSNYRDGLSPLEFFFHAMGGREGLVDTAVRTQQSGYMQRRLINALEHLKIEYDQTVRDPHGNIVQYLYGEDGIDPAKSDHGEAVNISRLIEAEAIVDEGRKATEEAIKKIIEEQGSSLNPRMRASLEKALLENKLSREGVEKVMKKVLDLVDRALAEPGEAIGVVTAQSIGEPGTQMTLRTFHFAGVKERNVTLGLPRLIELVDARKKPVTPTMDIYLDEAHRGSREKALEVAREILFTQVGDLIEKSETDYSGVLTFYFSEAKLAERGCTLEEANAVLEGTKKKYDVKMSESKRSIKVTVPDEPDAQTLLTLKNKLLNTRVKGVPDIERVTIVKQDEEWVIQTAGSNLAKVVLVDGVDTSRIATNNVYEIWQTLGIEAARTALVKEVTNTLEEQGLEVDVRHIMLVADLMTSKGYLQQIGRHGIAGTKTSVLARAAFEITVPTIARASLEGQVETLRGVTENVIVGATVPVGTGMVDLYMKVKEGKEEE encoded by the coding sequence ATGATGGAAGAATCAGCCAAGATTCTCGGTGGAATCAAGTTCAGCGTCTGGTCGCCGACCGAGGTGCGCAAGTTCTCGGTCGCAGAGGTCACGGCGCCAGAGACGTACGACGAAGACGGGATGCCGGTGCAGGGAGGCCTGATGGACAACAGGCTTGGGACGCTAGAGCCGGGGCAAAAGTGCGCCACGTGCGGCAACACCTCTGCCAAGTGCCCCGGGCACTTTGGGCACATCGAGCTTGCCGAGCCGGTGCTGCACATCGCGTTCGTAGACGACGTGCACAAGCTGTTGCTCACGACATGCAGGTCGTGCAACAGGATAAAGCTCGACCCGGAGGAACTGGCGCACTACAAGGCAATCCGCGAGAGCAAGGCGCCCTACGCGGTAATCACGCTTGAAAACATCCGCGACGAGATAATCGAAAAGGCCAAGAAGGTCAAGTCGTGCCCGCACTGCGGCAAAGAACAGTATGACCTGATATTCACAAAGCCGACGATATTCGTGGAAAGGACCGAGGCAGGCGAGAACAGGCTCCTCCCGATCACCATCCGCGAGCGCCTGAGCCACGTGCCAGACGAGGATTTGATGTTGCTCGGCTACGACCCGACAACCGCAAGGCCCGAGTGGTTCGTGCTGCAGGTGCTCCCCGTGCCGCCGGTGACTGTCAGGCCGTCCATCATCCTTGAAACAGGCATCAGGTCGGAGGACGACCTGACGCACAAGCTGGTCGACATCATACGGGTCAACCAGCGCCTCAAGGAGAGCAAGGAGGCCGGCACGCCGCCGCTCATCGTGCAGGATCTGGTCGACCTTTTGCAGTACCATGTCACGACGTACTTTGACAACGAGGTGTCTGGCATCCCGCAGGCCCACCACAGGTCGGGCAGGCCGCTCAAGACGCTGACGCAGAGGCTGAAAGGAAAGGAGGGCCGCTTCCGTGGCTCGCTTTCCGGCAAGCGCGTCGACTTCTCCAGCAGGACTGTCATTTCGCCGGACCCGAACCTGACAATATCCAACGTGGGCGTGCCGACTGACGTCGCCAAGAAACTGACGATACCAGAGACCGTGTCGCAGTGGAACCTTGAAAAGCTCAAGGCGCTCGTGACAAACGGCCCCAACACCTACCCCGGCGCCAACTATATCATCAGGCCGGACGGCGTCAAGATCAGGCTCGACTACGTCACCGACAGAAAAACAATCGCCGACTCGCTGGCGCCAGGCTACATCGTAGAGCGCCACCTGTCAGACGGCGACATTGTCATTTTCAACAGGCAGCCGTCGCTCCACAGGATGTCTATCATGGCGCACTCGGTGGTGGTGCTCCCGTACCGCACGTTCAGGTTGCACCCTGCAGTCTGCCCGCCCTACAACGCCGACTTTGACGGGGACGAGATGAACCTCCACGTGCCCCAGAGCGAGGAAGCGCGCGCCGAAGCCACATTGCTGATGCGCGTACAGGACCAGCTCATCTCTCCGCGCTATGGCGGCCCGATCATCGGCGGCATCCGCGACTTTATCACCGGCGCCTTCATGCTGACACGCGACGAAACAGTGCTCACCCGCGACGAGTTTGCAAACCTGGCGCTTGTCGGAGGCTACAAGGGACCACTCCCAGAGCCGGCGGTGACAAAGGACGGGCAGAAACTGTACAGCGGGCGCCAGCTGTTCTCGCTGTTCCTGCCAAAGGACTTTAACTTTGTCATCACCAGCAAGTGGAACAAGGCCGCCAAGGGCGAGGGCAGGGACGTCGTCATAAAGAACGGACAGCTCATCTCCGGCGTAATCGACAAGGCGTCGATTGGCGCAGAAGAGCCGGATTCAGTCCTGCACAGGATAGCAAAGGACTATGGCACCGACGTCGCGCGCAAGTTCCTCGACTCGATCCTGATAATGCTAAAGACGTACATCACGCACCGCGGGTTCACGTACGGCTACTCTGACCTCTGGCTGTCGCCGGAGACGAGGCAGGAAATAGCCGACACCATCCAAAAGACCTACGAAAAAGTCCATGAATTGATACAGCAGTACCGCGACGGCTCGCTCCCGCTGACAAGGGGCCTGTCCGCAGAAGAGGCGCTGGAACTGTACGTCGTCAACGAGCTGTCCCGCGCCCGCGACCGCGCAGGCAGGACCGCAGACAGGGCGTTCCCTGACAACAACTCTGGGATAATCATGGCCTCCACAGGAGCAAGGGGCTCGACGCTCAACATCGGCCAGATGACGGCAGCGCTTGGCCAGCAGTCAATCCGTGGCAAGCGCATCCAGAAGGGCTACCGCAACCGCGCGCTGCCGCATTATGTTCCAAACGAGACCAGCCCGGACGCAAGAGGATTCGTAAAGTCCAACTACCGCGACGGCCTGAGCCCGCTGGAGTTCTTTTTCCACGCGATGGGCGGACGCGAGGGCCTTGTGGACACTGCAGTCAGGACCCAGCAGTCCGGCTACATGCAGAGGAGGCTCATCAACGCGCTTGAGCACCTGAAGATCGAGTACGACCAGACCGTGAGGGACCCGCACGGAAACATCGTCCAGTACCTGTACGGCGAGGACGGGATCGACCCGGCCAAGAGCGACCACGGCGAGGCGGTCAACATCTCCAGGCTCATCGAGGCAGAAGCAATCGTCGACGAGGGCCGCAAGGCTACCGAGGAAGCGATAAAGAAGATAATCGAAGAGCAGGGCTCCAGCCTCAACCCGAGGATGCGCGCCAGCCTGGAAAAGGCGCTTCTTGAGAACAAGCTAAGCAGGGAAGGCGTCGAGAAGGTCATGAAGAAGGTGCTCGACCTGGTCGACAGGGCGCTTGCCGAGCCGGGAGAAGCAATCGGCGTCGTCACCGCGCAGTCGATAGGCGAGCCGGGAACCCAGATGACCCTCAGGACGTTCCACTTTGCAGGAGTAAAGGAGCGCAACGTCACGCTCGGCCTGCCAAGGCTCATCGAGCTCGTCGACGCACGCAAAAAGCCGGTGACGCCCACGATGGACATCTACCTCGACGAGGCGCACCGCGGCTCGCGCGAAAAGGCGCTTGAAGTCGCTCGTGAAATCCTCTTTACGCAGGTGGGCGACCTCATCGAAAAATCGGAAACAGACTATTCCGGCGTGCTCACGTTCTACTTCTCAGAGGCCAAGCTTGCCGAGCGCGGCTGCACGCTTGAAGAGGCCAATGCAGTTCTTGAAGGTACCAAGAAGAAATACGATGTCAAGATGAGCGAAAGCAAGCGCTCAATCAAGGTCACGGTGCCCGACGAGCCTGACGCACAGACACTTCTGACACTAAAGAACAAGCTGCTCAACACCCGCGTCAAGGGCGTGCCGGACATCGAGCGCGTCACGATAGTCAAGCAGGACGAAGAGTGGGTCATCCAGACAGCAGGCTCCAACCTTGCCAAGGTCGTGCTGGTCGACGGCGTGGACACTTCGAGGATTGCCACCAACAACGTCTACGAGATCTGGCAGACGCTTGGCATCGAGGCAGCAAGGACGGCGCTTGTAAAGGAGGTCACGAACACGCTTGAAGAGCAGGGCCTCGAGGTCGACGTGCGCCACATCATGCTGGTGGCCGACCTGATGACTTCAAAGGGCTACCTCCAGCAGATAGGCAGGCACGGCATCGCAGGTACAAAGACGTCGGTGCTCGCAAGGGCGGCGTTTGAAATTACGGTCCCTACCATAGCAAGGGCCTCGCTTGAAGGACAGGTGGAGACCCTGCGGGGCGTGACAGAAAACGTTATAGTAGGTGCCACGGTACCAGTCGGCACCGGAATGGTTGACCTCTACATGAAGGTCAAGGAAGGTAAAGAAGAAGAATGA